The proteins below are encoded in one region of Ferruginibacter lapsinanis:
- a CDS encoding prolipoprotein diacylglyceryl transferase, which yields MYPNLYYVFKDWFGVEWKALSFLNTFGLMVALGFVVSAIVLSAELKRKEKQGLLHPREEAIMVGQPVSFIELLTNFLTGFIFAYKLVGLFFNKPEDMNPQDYIFSTDGNILGGLILGLLLAGLKWWDKHKQKLKEPERRTLRIWPHDRVGDIIIIGLVFGLLGAKLFDNFENWDEFIAHPIERLFSASGLTFYGGLILATIAIACYAVKKGIKPIHLADSVAPALMIAYAVGRIGCQVAGDGDWGIYNSAYVTDASAKVALAKPNEFNENLKKYSTYFLIDTVINADGSTELITDRKSPTLDKVPHATFKGPSFLPKWMFAYNYPNNVNKDGIKIPGSLDEYNRVLPTPVFPTPFYETVLCTILFLFLWSIRKKIKAAGVISSIYLILNGLERFAIEKIRVNYHYNVFGFSLSQAEIIALLIVLSGVLLYVFLPKKAVSGI from the coding sequence ATGTATCCCAATTTATATTATGTTTTTAAAGACTGGTTTGGTGTAGAATGGAAAGCGTTAAGTTTTTTAAATACTTTCGGATTGATGGTGGCTTTGGGGTTTGTAGTATCGGCGATTGTGCTTTCTGCCGAATTGAAACGTAAAGAAAAACAGGGGCTTTTGCATCCCAGAGAAGAAGCAATAATGGTAGGACAGCCTGTTTCTTTTATAGAATTACTCACTAATTTTTTGACCGGATTTATTTTTGCGTATAAGTTGGTTGGTTTGTTTTTTAATAAGCCGGAGGACATGAATCCGCAAGATTATATCTTTTCAACTGACGGTAATATTTTAGGTGGTTTGATTCTGGGGCTCTTGTTGGCCGGATTAAAATGGTGGGATAAGCATAAGCAAAAGTTGAAAGAACCGGAACGCCGGACATTGCGTATCTGGCCACATGACCGGGTAGGAGATATTATTATTATTGGGTTAGTGTTTGGTCTTTTAGGAGCCAAGCTTTTTGATAATTTCGAAAATTGGGATGAATTTATAGCACACCCGATAGAACGCTTGTTCTCCGCAAGCGGACTCACCTTTTACGGAGGGCTAATTTTAGCTACCATAGCTATTGCCTGCTATGCTGTTAAAAAAGGTATCAAGCCTATTCATTTAGCAGATTCGGTGGCCCCGGCTTTGATGATCGCTTATGCAGTTGGTCGGATCGGTTGTCAGGTGGCTGGAGACGGGGATTGGGGTATCTATAATAGTGCTTATGTTACCGATGCATCTGCGAAGGTTGCGCTGGCAAAACCTAATGAGTTTAATGAAAACTTGAAAAAGTATAGTACTTATTTTCTGATTGATACGGTTATCAATGCGGATGGATCTACCGAATTGATAACAGACAGGAAAAGCCCTACCTTGGATAAGGTGCCTCATGCTACTTTTAAAGGTCCTTCATTTTTACCTAAATGGATGTTCGCTTATAACTATCCCAACAACGTTAATAAAGATGGAATTAAGATACCAGGTTCACTAGATGAGTATAATCGTGTATTGCCTACCCCCGTTTTTCCTACGCCATTTTACGAAACGGTGTTATGTACTATATTGTTTTTGTTTTTATGGTCAATTCGTAAAAAGATAAAAGCAGCGGGAGTTATTTCTTCTATATATCTTATATTGAATGGATTAGAAAGATTTGCTATAGAAAAAATACGAGTAAATTATCACTACAATGTTTTCGGATTTAGTCTTTCGCAGGCGGAGATCATAGCTTTATTGATTGTTCTATCTGGTGTATTGTTATATGTTTTTCTGCCTAAAAAAGCTGTGTCAGGTATTTAG
- a CDS encoding BrxA/BrxB family bacilliredoxin → MYPQEIVIPMKEELTENGFQEMLTASDVEKTLSDKGTALVVINSVCGCSAGTARPGVLMAVHNSAKKPTHLTTSFAGFDVEAVKKIREHLLPYPPSSPSIALFKDGQLVHFIERHNIEGRSAQMIAENLIGAFDQYCN, encoded by the coding sequence ATGTATCCCCAAGAAATTGTAATACCGATGAAAGAGGAGCTTACTGAAAATGGATTTCAGGAAATGCTTACAGCTTCTGATGTAGAAAAAACATTGTCCGATAAAGGGACGGCTTTAGTAGTTATAAATTCAGTATGTGGTTGTAGTGCCGGAACAGCAAGGCCTGGTGTATTGATGGCAGTACACAACAGTGCAAAAAAACCTACTCATCTAACTACCAGCTTTGCCGGGTTTGATGTAGAGGCAGTTAAAAAAATCAGAGAACATTTATTGCCTTATCCTCCATCATCACCTTCTATAGCATTGTTTAAAGATGGGCAGTTGGTGCATTTTATCGAAAGACATAATATCGAAGGCAGAAGTGCACAGATGATAGCAGAAAATCTGATCGGCGCATTTGATCAGTACTGCAATTAA